The Gemmata palustris genome includes a region encoding these proteins:
- a CDS encoding glycosyltransferase family 87 protein: MRMGYERAWRRWDVAAVVGLVGWLLFDLTARTLFGAAPWPQSAVDYCILYHSSRHVVETHQYTANFPYPPPAVAIHAAGTVFPFAVAASLWLALTGLAAVACYFTLARTLGLYRRPGLLCLLPLAHLVAAYYFQWDMRSINCNLVVLATILFGCAALTRRRDVAAGFWFALAVALKVLPILVLPYLAWTRRWRAFVAAAACSLVLWVAVPVVAFGADGSREVYRGWAGELTRATDPELKHKHPILISLDKAAAYAAPGDAGTAKGIALAVCAAWVLVGLAGAATSWGKSERDGTRVLAHVSLLVLGPVAVNPYLEVYHLVPLVVPAVVLLAIAADPSRLPRVRAGAVIGFVLGVVLLKVSSPWPLRGLLVNAQALMLCAVTIWATRVRVAASVPADDLSSAGGAGLGWLARVRPAPRTKG, encoded by the coding sequence ATGCGAATGGGATACGAACGTGCGTGGCGGCGGTGGGACGTCGCCGCCGTTGTCGGGTTGGTCGGGTGGCTCCTGTTCGATCTCACCGCGCGCACGCTGTTCGGCGCCGCTCCGTGGCCGCAGTCGGCCGTCGATTACTGCATCTTGTATCACTCGAGCCGCCACGTCGTCGAGACGCACCAGTACACGGCCAACTTTCCGTACCCGCCGCCGGCCGTCGCGATTCACGCGGCGGGCACCGTGTTTCCGTTTGCGGTAGCCGCGTCACTCTGGCTCGCGCTCACGGGGCTCGCGGCAGTAGCCTGTTACTTCACCCTCGCGCGCACTCTCGGCTTGTACCGGCGCCCCGGGTTGCTCTGCCTCCTGCCGCTCGCGCATCTCGTCGCCGCGTACTACTTCCAATGGGACATGCGGTCCATTAACTGCAACCTGGTCGTCCTCGCGACGATTCTGTTCGGGTGCGCTGCGCTCACGCGCCGGCGCGATGTGGCCGCGGGCTTCTGGTTCGCGCTCGCGGTTGCGCTGAAGGTGCTCCCCATATTAGTGCTCCCGTATCTGGCTTGGACGCGCCGGTGGCGCGCCTTCGTCGCGGCGGCTGCGTGCTCGCTCGTACTTTGGGTGGCGGTGCCCGTGGTCGCGTTCGGCGCGGATGGCTCCCGTGAAGTGTACCGCGGTTGGGCGGGTGAACTGACCCGCGCGACCGACCCGGAGTTGAAGCACAAGCACCCGATCCTGATCTCGCTCGACAAGGCGGCTGCGTATGCGGCCCCCGGCGACGCGGGGACCGCGAAGGGGATTGCGCTTGCGGTGTGCGCGGCGTGGGTGCTGGTCGGACTGGCGGGGGCCGCTACGTCCTGGGGCAAGAGCGAACGCGACGGGACGCGCGTCCTGGCGCACGTGTCGCTGCTCGTTCTCGGACCGGTCGCGGTGAACCCGTATTTGGAAGTGTACCATCTAGTTCCGCTCGTCGTCCCGGCGGTAGTGCTCCTCGCGATCGCGGCTGACCCGTCCCGGCTCCCTCGGGTGCGGGCGGGTGCGGTGATCGGGTTCGTTCTCGGAGTGGTACTTCTAAAAGTGTCCAGTCCGTGGCCACTACGTGGGCTGTTGGTCAACGCGCAGGCGCTAATGCTGTGTGCGGTGACGATATGGGCGACGCGGGTGCGCGTGGCCGCGTCGGTGCCAGCCGATGATTTGTCTTCTGCGGGAGGGGCGGGGCTCGGGTGGCTCGCACGGGTGCGGCCCGCCCCGCGGACCAAGGGGTGA
- the rpiB gene encoding ribose 5-phosphate isomerase B: MKVAVGNDHRGVNVKLRVVGLLTELGHEVHDLGATGPTGVDYPDYAIPVAEEVSTGKADRGVLICATGHGMCIAANKVCGVRAVNCRDVIDAELSRRHNDSNVVCVAADLLGEDQIERMVRAWLVTDFEGGRHTRRREKVTAYEKAHEPPA, from the coding sequence ATGAAGGTCGCCGTGGGCAACGACCACCGCGGGGTGAACGTCAAACTGCGCGTGGTCGGCTTGCTGACCGAACTCGGTCACGAAGTTCACGACCTCGGGGCGACCGGACCCACGGGCGTGGACTACCCCGACTACGCGATCCCGGTGGCCGAAGAGGTGAGCACCGGTAAGGCGGACCGGGGCGTTTTGATCTGCGCCACCGGCCACGGAATGTGCATCGCCGCGAACAAGGTGTGCGGCGTCCGGGCCGTGAACTGTCGCGACGTGATCGACGCCGAACTGAGCCGCCGACACAACGACTCGAACGTCGTGTGTGTTGCCGCCGACCTGCTTGGCGAGGACCAGATCGAGCGGATGGTTCGCGCATGGCTCGTCACCGATTTCGAGGGCGGGCGCCACACCCGCCGCCGGGAGAAGGTCACGGCTTACGAAAAGGCACACGAACCACCGGCGTAA
- a CDS encoding arsenate reductase/protein-tyrosine-phosphatase family protein, translating into MPTEIDWSPTVDPSELVRQTRDTLASGAVVVLPGDCGYVALWRPGAAVNLPAPALLAWGPDEAAALGASVPPAARRLMFRAWAAPLVIEVPAAAYIPASANGFVRFRYPGHPLFDLVVPAVAELGPVLVADTGDATARAAAERLRQTVELVVNAGTRNANAKPTVVRATDAGYTITEPGAFPGEEIARLAARIILFVCTGNTCRSPLAEGLAKKLLADRLKCTVDELPARGFWVLSAGVATYGGSPAAAESCTVAAEYGADLSTHASRPVNAQLLLAADDVIAMTQSHMYAIAARYPDTGPVPRLLCGTEDLDDPIGAGPDVYRACAETIFRHLERILPEWVVS; encoded by the coding sequence ATGCCGACGGAAATCGACTGGAGCCCGACCGTCGATCCGTCTGAACTGGTGCGCCAGACTCGGGATACCCTCGCCTCCGGCGCGGTCGTTGTGCTGCCGGGCGATTGCGGGTACGTGGCACTGTGGCGCCCGGGTGCGGCCGTCAATTTGCCCGCGCCCGCACTCCTCGCGTGGGGACCGGACGAGGCCGCAGCTCTGGGCGCGAGCGTCCCCCCCGCGGCCCGGCGACTGATGTTCCGGGCGTGGGCCGCGCCGCTCGTCATCGAGGTGCCCGCGGCCGCGTACATCCCGGCGAGCGCGAACGGCTTCGTGCGGTTCCGCTACCCCGGACACCCGCTGTTCGACTTGGTGGTCCCGGCCGTTGCGGAACTCGGACCGGTCCTGGTCGCCGACACCGGTGACGCGACCGCACGGGCCGCAGCAGAGCGGTTGCGCCAAACGGTTGAGCTGGTCGTGAACGCGGGCACGCGAAATGCCAACGCGAAGCCGACCGTGGTTCGGGCCACCGACGCGGGCTACACGATCACCGAGCCGGGTGCGTTCCCGGGCGAAGAGATCGCGCGTCTGGCGGCGCGAATCATCCTGTTCGTCTGCACCGGGAACACGTGCCGCAGTCCGCTCGCCGAGGGATTGGCGAAGAAATTGCTTGCGGACCGACTTAAATGTACCGTGGACGAATTACCCGCGCGCGGGTTCTGGGTGCTGTCGGCGGGGGTCGCGACCTATGGCGGCAGTCCCGCGGCCGCGGAATCGTGTACGGTCGCGGCCGAGTACGGCGCGGACCTGAGCACCCATGCGAGCCGCCCCGTAAACGCGCAACTGTTGCTCGCCGCCGACGATGTGATCGCGATGACGCAGAGTCACATGTACGCGATCGCGGCTCGGTACCCCGACACCGGCCCGGTCCCGCGACTCCTGTGCGGGACCGAAGACTTGGACGACCCGATCGGGGCGGGGCCGGACGTGTACCGAGCGTGTGCCGAGACCATCTTTCGGCACCTGGAGCGGATCCTTCCAGAATGGGTGGTGTCATGA
- a CDS encoding TIGR02996 domain-containing protein, with protein MSNAAHAEYDMQTEAEAFLQRIRAYPDDDAQRLIFADWLDEEGDPRGRFIRVQLALAHLPERDRARDKLVSEERLLREAHYEEWTAPFRGLVSGPVFRRGFVDEVKVEARQFLRHAHEIFAAGPVRHIHLLDVGGSLPAVMQCPYLSRLSALTVYAQHAGEPLARAVARSPHLVGLKVLHLGRNRFADDAAEQLAASPALAGLEELDLSENEIGETGARALAASPHLNRLTSLELRENRLGPAGAEALAGSERLVALRRLGLNDNGIGAPRLHSLARAHDLLRIPVLDLALNDLTFMGLQAIFARPTNADPATVRLEELHLSSNPLDDAGAAVLAKCSHLGNLTALTLSNCNIGDEGARILANSPHLNRVTVLDLANNPIGDTGFRAIHNSTHWRALRQLLYSPAGASHEMRRMLDQNYNRPPRA; from the coding sequence TTGAGCAATGCTGCCCACGCGGAATACGACATGCAGACCGAGGCCGAAGCGTTCCTTCAACGAATCCGGGCCTACCCGGACGACGACGCGCAGCGACTCATCTTCGCCGACTGGCTCGACGAAGAGGGCGACCCGCGCGGGCGGTTCATTCGTGTGCAACTCGCCCTCGCGCACTTGCCCGAACGCGACCGCGCCCGCGACAAACTGGTCAGCGAGGAGCGGCTGTTGCGCGAGGCGCATTACGAGGAGTGGACGGCCCCGTTCCGCGGGTTGGTCAGCGGTCCGGTGTTCCGGCGCGGGTTCGTGGACGAAGTGAAGGTCGAAGCGCGGCAATTTCTCCGGCACGCGCACGAGATTTTCGCGGCCGGCCCGGTGCGGCACATTCACCTGCTCGATGTCGGCGGGAGCCTACCGGCCGTGATGCAGTGCCCGTATCTGAGCCGGTTATCGGCACTGACCGTGTACGCGCAGCACGCGGGCGAGCCGTTGGCGCGGGCGGTCGCGCGCTCGCCCCACCTCGTGGGCCTGAAGGTGCTTCACCTGGGCCGCAACCGGTTCGCCGACGACGCGGCCGAACAGCTCGCCGCGTCACCAGCTCTCGCGGGACTCGAAGAACTCGATTTGAGCGAGAACGAGATCGGCGAAACGGGCGCCCGCGCGCTCGCCGCGTCCCCGCACTTGAACCGATTGACCAGCCTCGAATTGCGCGAGAATCGCCTCGGTCCGGCCGGGGCGGAGGCGCTCGCGGGTTCCGAGCGCCTCGTCGCGCTCCGCCGATTGGGGCTGAACGACAACGGCATCGGCGCGCCGCGCTTGCACTCGCTCGCACGCGCCCACGACCTACTCCGCATCCCGGTACTGGATCTCGCGTTAAACGACCTGACCTTCATGGGACTGCAAGCCATTTTCGCCCGGCCCACGAACGCGGACCCCGCGACCGTGCGCCTCGAAGAACTGCACCTCAGCTCCAACCCGCTCGACGACGCGGGTGCTGCGGTTTTGGCCAAATGCTCGCACTTGGGAAACCTGACCGCGCTCACGCTCTCCAATTGCAACATCGGGGACGAGGGCGCACGAATATTGGCCAACAGTCCACATTTGAACCGCGTGACGGTCCTCGATCTGGCAAATAATCCGATCGGCGATACCGGGTTCCGCGCGATCCATAACAGCACCCACTGGCGCGCGCTGCGCCAACTGCTCTACTCGCCCGCTGGTGCCTCGCACGAAATGCGGAGGATGCTGGACCAGAACTACAATCGCCCGCCGCGTGCGTAA
- a CDS encoding DUF1559 family PulG-like putative transporter yields MKRIRSSGFTLIELLVVIAIISVLIGLLLPAVQKVREAASRLKCTNNLKQIGLALHNYEGVNKVFAPAYVTANTSVDGSSFGISYGDQYRNGPPGWAWGMLLLPYLEQDNLYRQFDMAQPCWAPVNAAAARTKVAAFLCPSATGGSDGFDVQRAGADMEHGVPITRADGSRVFFAHSHYVTNAGIHQPWGRDTAYCYDYDVPEPVAANGGTRARIDGPFYRNSRVSVAMVSDGLSNTIFIGEHSSILSNKTWVGVVPGAVTPPRLDLRPWPSENNGAGCLVGIHSGPDTHDHPEVIIHAPNDPFGHTDEMWGEHGNGCNILMGDGSVRFVTTFIRPNTWVALSTRDGGEVVDGNY; encoded by the coding sequence ATGAAACGCATACGGTCTTCGGGCTTCACGCTGATCGAGTTGTTGGTGGTGATCGCCATCATCTCGGTCCTCATTGGGCTCCTGCTCCCCGCCGTTCAAAAGGTGCGCGAGGCTGCTTCGCGGCTGAAATGCACAAACAACTTGAAGCAGATCGGGTTGGCGCTGCACAACTACGAGGGGGTGAACAAGGTGTTCGCGCCTGCGTATGTGACCGCGAATACCTCTGTTGATGGCTCCTCGTTCGGCATCAGTTACGGCGACCAGTACCGGAACGGCCCTCCGGGTTGGGCGTGGGGGATGCTCCTGCTCCCGTACCTGGAGCAGGACAACTTGTACCGGCAGTTCGACATGGCACAGCCGTGTTGGGCTCCTGTAAACGCGGCCGCAGCACGCACGAAGGTAGCCGCGTTCCTGTGCCCATCGGCGACCGGCGGTAGTGACGGCTTCGACGTGCAGCGCGCGGGTGCGGACATGGAGCACGGCGTTCCAATCACGCGCGCCGACGGGAGCCGCGTGTTCTTCGCCCACAGTCACTACGTCACGAACGCGGGCATTCACCAGCCGTGGGGCCGTGACACCGCGTACTGCTACGACTACGACGTTCCCGAACCGGTCGCGGCCAACGGCGGCACGCGCGCCCGGATCGACGGCCCTTTCTACCGCAACTCGCGGGTCAGCGTAGCGATGGTGAGCGACGGCCTTTCAAACACGATCTTCATTGGCGAACACAGTTCGATCCTGAGCAACAAAACGTGGGTGGGCGTGGTACCCGGTGCTGTGACTCCTCCGCGCCTCGATTTGCGGCCCTGGCCGTCGGAGAACAACGGCGCCGGGTGCTTGGTCGGAATTCACAGTGGGCCGGACACGCACGACCACCCCGAAGTCATCATCCACGCGCCGAACGACCCGTTCGGGCACACGGACGAAATGTGGGGCGAGCACGGGAACGGCTGCAACATACTGATGGGCGACGGCTCGGTGCGGTTCGTCACCACGTTCATTCGGCCGAATACCTGGGTCGCGCTCTCGACGCGGGACGGCGGGGAGGTGGTCGATGGCAACTACTGA
- a CDS encoding type II secretion system protein gives MAKRSGFSLIEMIIVIAVIATLIGLLLPAVQKVRQAASRMREANKLRQFVLASHSFADAHDGRLPNAVAAPPSAGESLLQSLFPYLEMGNFLESASTKRWRPRQVQSEADPSFFASKKGSPGTPTDSGGDEDEQFGDTSYAFNQLIFQPHARLVNSIPDGTSQTIALTTHYARCGPTAFNWHMPNPTCYGFVPPGSYQQVPCWTRDSITQHGSTFADAEMGDALPPGISRRGNLITKTFQILPQLTDCDFRVPQALFSSGLLVTLADGSVRTVQVGVDVATFWGAVSPAGGEVLGEW, from the coding sequence GTGGCGAAGCGTAGCGGATTCTCGTTGATCGAAATGATCATCGTCATTGCGGTTATAGCGACGCTAATTGGCTTGCTCCTACCCGCAGTGCAAAAGGTGCGACAAGCCGCATCGCGGATGCGCGAGGCAAACAAGCTCCGCCAGTTCGTCCTCGCCTCCCACTCGTTTGCCGACGCCCACGACGGCCGGTTGCCAAACGCGGTTGCGGCTCCTCCCTCCGCCGGGGAATCACTGCTTCAGTCTCTGTTTCCCTACTTGGAAATGGGCAACTTCTTGGAGAGTGCCAGTACGAAGCGGTGGCGGCCACGGCAGGTCCAGAGTGAGGCTGATCCGAGCTTCTTCGCTTCCAAGAAGGGGAGTCCGGGAACACCCACTGACAGCGGCGGAGATGAAGACGAACAATTCGGGGACACGAGTTACGCTTTCAACCAACTGATTTTTCAGCCACATGCGAGATTAGTGAATTCCATACCTGATGGCACTTCGCAAACGATCGCCCTGACAACGCACTATGCACGCTGCGGGCCAACGGCTTTCAACTGGCACATGCCAAATCCAACGTGTTACGGCTTTGTCCCCCCTGGCAGCTACCAGCAAGTACCTTGTTGGACGCGCGACAGCATTACCCAGCACGGGAGTACGTTCGCCGACGCTGAAATGGGCGATGCGCTCCCCCCCGGAATCTCCAGACGGGGTAATTTGATCACCAAGACGTTTCAAATTTTACCGCAGTTGACCGATTGCGACTTTCGCGTTCCGCAAGCATTATTTTCAAGCGGGCTGCTGGTCACTCTAGCCGACGGCAGCGTGCGGACGGTCCAGGTGGGCGTCGATGTCGCGACATTCTGGGGGGCAGTCTCGCCCGCCGGAGGTGAGGTGCTGGGAGAGTGGTGA
- a CDS encoding MOSC domain-containing protein, whose protein sequence is MAHVASIVYRPKNTGRPQDRYERAPADRVRLVEFRGIEGDMKGSSTSRQLNVMCAETLAELGAEGFQVAPGEMGEQIVLAGLDPAALAEGTHIKLGESVIKVGILRTGCARFEMIQGKARALAKGRLGVLATVVTGGEVAVGDAVKVLPATN, encoded by the coding sequence ATGGCACACGTCGCGAGCATCGTGTACCGCCCAAAGAACACCGGGCGCCCGCAGGACCGCTACGAGCGCGCGCCAGCGGACCGCGTCCGGTTGGTCGAATTTCGGGGAATCGAAGGCGACATGAAGGGTAGTTCCACGTCGCGTCAACTCAACGTGATGTGCGCGGAAACGCTGGCCGAACTCGGCGCCGAAGGGTTTCAAGTCGCGCCGGGCGAAATGGGCGAGCAGATCGTTCTCGCGGGCCTCGATCCCGCCGCCCTCGCCGAAGGTACCCACATCAAACTCGGCGAATCGGTCATCAAGGTGGGCATCCTGCGCACCGGGTGCGCCCGCTTCGAGATGATCCAGGGCAAGGCCCGGGCACTGGCTAAAGGCCGGCTCGGAGTGCTGGCCACAGTCGTGACCGGCGGTGAAGTCGCGGTCGGCGACGCGGTCAAAGTGCTCCCCGCCACAAATTAA
- a CDS encoding YbjQ family protein gives MPANNAPRLIVTTTLTVEGYEVAEYLGVVRGIIVRAPSITQGIRGAFKSFLGGSVGAFEEVCEQARSDAFKKMARQAVEIGADAIIGMAYDATEFAQNTTEVLAYGTAVKLRPKTSA, from the coding sequence GTGCCTGCCAATAACGCCCCGCGCCTGATCGTCACGACCACGCTCACTGTGGAGGGTTACGAGGTAGCGGAGTACCTCGGCGTCGTGCGCGGGATCATCGTTCGTGCCCCGTCGATCACGCAGGGCATCCGCGGGGCGTTCAAGAGCTTCCTCGGCGGGAGCGTCGGGGCGTTCGAGGAAGTGTGCGAACAGGCCCGCTCGGACGCCTTCAAGAAGATGGCGCGCCAGGCCGTTGAAATCGGTGCGGACGCGATCATCGGGATGGCCTACGACGCGACCGAGTTCGCTCAGAACACGACCGAAGTGCTGGCCTACGGTACCGCCGTGAAGTTGCGCCCGAAGACCAGCGCGTAA
- the gcvPB gene encoding aminomethyl-transferring glycine dehydrogenase subunit GcvPB, with protein sequence MNNTQSTELIFELSKSGRRCHRLPECDVPAAKALGELIPQEHLASTPPPLPEVGEIDLIRHYTNLSAQNMSIDTNFYPLGSCTMKYNPKRHERLAAFPGYANLHPLQDDDTTQGMLEILYETQQFLAEISGLPAVSLQPAAGAQGELTALFVAAAYFRDKGETHRKKVLVPDSAHGTNPASAALAGFDTITVKSGTNGLVDLEDLKSKLGDDTAVFMITNPNTLGLFETQIKTITDLLHSKGALVYLDGANMNAILGITRPGDFGADMQHYNVHKTFTGPHGGGGPGSGPIAVRDFLAPYLPAPVVVKDGARFKLDFDMPKSIGRVRSFFGNVGILFRGYCYIRTLGPDGLKQVSEQAVLNANYLRARVTEGFDVPHPGPCMHEFVASARALVRERKITAKDVCKRLLDFGFHAPTVYFPMVVAEALMMEPTETESKETLDAFADTLLKIKAEDPEIVKTAPHTHIVSRPDEVKAAKELKLRWTPAK encoded by the coding sequence ATGAATAACACGCAATCGACGGAACTGATTTTCGAGCTGTCCAAGTCCGGGCGCCGGTGCCATCGGCTGCCCGAGTGTGACGTGCCCGCGGCGAAGGCGCTCGGCGAGTTGATCCCGCAAGAGCACCTCGCCTCGACTCCGCCCCCACTACCCGAGGTGGGCGAGATCGATTTGATTCGGCACTACACGAATCTGTCGGCGCAAAACATGAGCATCGACACCAACTTCTACCCGTTGGGGTCGTGTACCATGAAGTACAACCCCAAGCGCCACGAGCGCCTCGCCGCGTTCCCCGGTTACGCCAACTTGCACCCGCTGCAGGACGACGACACGACCCAGGGGATGCTCGAAATCCTCTACGAGACGCAGCAGTTCCTCGCGGAGATTTCTGGCCTGCCCGCGGTGTCGCTGCAACCCGCGGCCGGCGCGCAGGGGGAACTCACCGCACTGTTCGTGGCCGCGGCGTACTTCCGCGATAAGGGCGAGACGCACCGCAAGAAGGTGCTCGTACCGGACTCCGCACACGGCACGAACCCCGCTAGCGCCGCGCTCGCCGGGTTCGACACAATCACCGTCAAGAGCGGGACGAACGGACTCGTTGATCTCGAAGACCTGAAATCAAAACTCGGCGACGACACTGCCGTGTTCATGATTACCAACCCCAACACGCTCGGGCTGTTCGAGACGCAGATCAAGACCATCACGGACCTGCTGCACAGTAAGGGCGCGCTCGTGTACCTCGACGGCGCGAACATGAACGCGATCCTCGGCATCACCCGGCCGGGCGACTTCGGCGCGGACATGCAGCACTACAACGTCCACAAAACGTTCACCGGTCCGCACGGCGGTGGCGGTCCCGGCTCCGGGCCGATCGCGGTCCGCGACTTCCTCGCGCCGTACCTGCCGGCACCGGTCGTGGTCAAGGACGGCGCGCGCTTCAAACTCGACTTCGACATGCCGAAGTCGATCGGCCGCGTGCGGAGCTTCTTCGGCAACGTCGGCATCCTGTTCCGCGGGTACTGCTACATCCGCACGCTCGGGCCGGACGGGTTGAAGCAGGTCAGCGAGCAGGCGGTACTGAACGCGAACTACCTGCGGGCGCGCGTCACCGAAGGGTTCGACGTCCCGCACCCGGGGCCGTGTATGCACGAGTTCGTTGCGAGCGCGCGGGCGCTCGTGCGCGAGCGCAAGATCACCGCGAAGGACGTGTGCAAGCGCCTCCTCGACTTCGGGTTCCACGCGCCCACCGTGTACTTCCCGATGGTCGTCGCGGAAGCGCTCATGATGGAGCCGACCGAGACCGAGAGCAAGGAAACGCTCGATGCGTTCGCCGACACGCTCCTGAAGATCAAGGCCGAAGACCCGGAGATCGTGAAGACCGCGCCGCACACGCACATCGTCAGCCGCCCGGACGAGGTGAAGGCCGCCAAGGAACTGAAACTGCGCTGGACCCCGGCAAAATAA
- a CDS encoding TIGR02996 domain-containing protein, which yields MTEDEAFIRAIVDNPGDDTPRLVYADWLDDRDDPRGPYLRAEFEWANMKAGGPRSKSFTEKLRIEKQLRRTVTGLDAVWGARLSRPPLGICFFSNSVFEEGTRGPQLSFADIENAETEFGGFPHDYAAFLLNYNGGRLTTSVNVGGFEISGFATINGKFSFREILRCLSDGSEDAERNKIPFAYQFGYTNHHYCHTAMIVRREHGRGRISYPICYYNNPYASKMYDDDLPRCAETTTIG from the coding sequence GTGACCGAGGACGAAGCCTTCATTCGCGCGATCGTGGACAATCCCGGCGACGACACTCCGCGCCTTGTTTACGCGGACTGGCTCGACGACCGGGACGACCCGCGCGGACCGTACCTGCGCGCGGAGTTCGAGTGGGCAAATATGAAGGCCGGTGGCCCTCGCAGCAAATCATTCACTGAGAAACTTCGTATCGAAAAACAGTTGCGCCGAACTGTCACCGGTTTAGATGCAGTGTGGGGTGCTCGTTTGAGCCGACCACCACTCGGCATTTGCTTCTTCAGCAATTCGGTATTTGAAGAAGGCACGCGAGGTCCGCAACTCTCGTTTGCTGATATCGAAAATGCAGAAACTGAATTCGGGGGCTTCCCTCACGACTACGCTGCATTCCTTCTCAACTATAACGGCGGTAGATTAACAACTTCCGTTAATGTCGGTGGCTTTGAGATAAGTGGGTTTGCGACGATCAATGGCAAGTTCTCATTTCGTGAAATTCTCCGGTGTCTGTCGGATGGTAGTGAGGACGCAGAGCGGAATAAAATCCCCTTCGCATATCAGTTCGGCTACACCAATCATCATTATTGCCATACCGCGATGATCGTAAGGCGAGAGCATGGCAGAGGGCGAATTTCGTACCCAATCTGCTATTATAACAATCCATATGCCAGTAAGATGTATGACGATGACCTGCCGCGCTGCGCAGAAACAACTACCATCGGATAG
- a CDS encoding DUF4058 family protein, with the protein MPSPFPGMDPWLERPMVFPDVHHTLITYVKAAINAALPPGYTVSTANRVWVDVESRREPDVGMFGPDKAPCGEAAAATMTAAGLLVIEMDEVLTDPIEEPYLEIVPDEGDRLVTAIEVLSRANKTAGDRGRTSYQYKQGEYRLSNVNLVEIDLLRSGPHTTAVSEAQLRRAAGPYDYHVCIMLAGVPRQFFVSAIKLTEKLPAIPIPLDPGVPPVTVDLQKVFDRCYDEGGFSRQAKYDRKQPDPPLTPKQQVWAEGILRAKGLLP; encoded by the coding sequence ATGCCGTCACCGTTTCCGGGAATGGACCCGTGGTTGGAACGCCCAATGGTGTTCCCCGACGTTCACCACACGTTGATTACCTACGTGAAGGCGGCGATCAACGCCGCGCTCCCGCCCGGCTACACCGTTTCAACGGCTAATCGCGTGTGGGTGGACGTCGAATCCCGGCGCGAGCCGGACGTCGGTATGTTTGGTCCCGACAAGGCGCCCTGTGGGGAAGCCGCCGCCGCCACCATGACTGCCGCGGGGTTGCTCGTGATCGAGATGGACGAAGTTCTCACGGACCCGATCGAAGAGCCGTATCTGGAGATCGTGCCCGACGAGGGCGACCGGCTCGTCACCGCGATCGAGGTGCTGAGCCGAGCGAACAAGACGGCCGGCGACCGCGGCCGGACTTCGTACCAGTACAAGCAAGGTGAGTATCGGTTATCGAACGTGAATCTGGTGGAGATTGATCTGCTTCGCAGCGGGCCACATACAACCGCTGTTTCCGAGGCGCAGTTGCGTCGTGCGGCTGGTCCTTACGACTACCACGTTTGCATCATGCTCGCGGGCGTCCCGCGCCAGTTCTTCGTTAGCGCGATCAAATTGACGGAGAAACTCCCCGCGATCCCGATCCCACTCGATCCCGGAGTTCCACCGGTCACGGTCGATTTGCAGAAGGTATTCGACCGCTGCTACGACGAGGGCGGTTTCAGCCGACAAGCGAAATACGATCGCAAACAACCGGACCCGCCACTCACACCCAAGCAACAGGTGTGGGCCGAAGGCATCCTCCGCGCGAAGGGGCTGCTGCCGTGA